TAAAATAGAAGTACCTGTTGTGCCTGGTTCTAATCCTAGAACATTATTAAACAAAGCAGTTTGTAAATGAGATGTTTTTTGATGTGTGATAATGCCAATACGTTTGTTTTTAGCAAAAGCTTTATTTTTTGCAGAACCTAAAACTAATGCACAAGACATACCTGCTGCGCCACCTCCAATAATTAAAGTATCATACATTATTTAAAAAAGATTCTTTGAGGCTATGCCTCGGGTTTCCCTTGATATTGTCATTCCCGCAGAAGCGGGAATCTAAAGTAAAGAATTTTCGTTTTACTTTTTGAATGAAAAGCAAAATTCTTTACTGACGTCCTTTTACTTTTTGTTCAATACGTTTTGAAACTCTTAAAATAGCCATCATTAATATTACGCAAAGAGATGCTACAATAGTAATTAATGCAACGGTACTTTCGCCTTCAAAAGGGTTGTTAAAATCAACTTTAGTAAAGTTAAAAATCATTAGTCCTAAAGCAACGATACTTATTATAATAGTTAGTGTTTTCATGTGTTTTTATTTGTCCTTTTTTAATGGTCTAGATGTTGTATCTAGATTGTCATTCTTCTGTCTGATTGCATTTATAATAGTGAATGTTTCATTTTATACAAGATTAAATAGCGCTTTAATATTATGAGCAAATAATTTAACAGCAATAGCGAGTAAAATAACCCCAAAAACTTTGCGTATAATGTTTATACCATTGGCGCCTAAAAAACGTTCAATTTTCCCAGAAGTTTTTAATACTGTAAAAATAATAATAACATTCATTAAAACCGCAACAATAATATTTTCTGTTCTAAATTCTGCTCTTAACGACAGTAAAGTGGTTAAACTCCCAGGACCAGCAATTAGTGGGAAAGCTAAAGGAAAAATAGAGGCCGTTAGTGCGGTGTGTTCTTCTTGTTTGTATAAGGTAATACCTAAAATCATTTCTAAAGCAATAAAAAATAAGATAAAAGCACCAGCTACGGCAAATGAGTTTACATCAATACCGATAAGATTTAAAATG
The nucleotide sequence above comes from Flavobacteriaceae bacterium HL-DH10. Encoded proteins:
- a CDS encoding MarC family protein, producing the protein MQFNFKEIFTAFMVLFAVIDIIGNIPIVIDLRKKVGHIQSGKASVIAGVILIVFLFLGKSILNLIGIDVNSFAVAGAFILFFIALEMILGITLYKQEEHTALTASIFPLAFPLIAGPGSLTTLLSLRAEFRTENIIVAVLMNVIIIFTVLKTSGKIERFLGANGINIIRKVFGVILLAIAVKLFAHNIKALFNLV